Proteins from a genomic interval of Pseudomonadota bacterium:
- a CDS encoding YjbQ family protein, giving the protein MTLILLLWFPRSPARSRGTVLPGGMRPRAGSAREAVIAPVDLQRREKMSTFSVPTAARRQMINISQQVRERIRQSKIEHGIALVTVLHTTCALVVNDAGSGWEEDMLAWLARAVPDLDFHHLHDGPEHAKSHLLGALLGPTVQVAVSGGRPVLGTWQSIFLVELEGPRERSVDVTVVGR; this is encoded by the coding sequence ATGACCCTGATCCTCTTGCTCTGGTTTCCCAGGAGCCCCGCGCGCTCTCGCGGAACCGTCTTGCCAGGCGGCATGAGACCGCGAGCTGGCAGCGCTCGGGAGGCGGTCATCGCGCCTGTCGACCTGCAGAGGAGAGAGAAGATGTCCACGTTCTCCGTGCCAACCGCCGCACGCCGTCAGATGATCAACATCAGCCAGCAGGTTCGCGAGCGCATCCGGCAATCAAAGATCGAGCACGGCATTGCCCTGGTGACAGTGCTCCACACCACCTGCGCCCTCGTGGTCAACGATGCGGGTTCTGGTTGGGAGGAAGACATGCTCGCCTGGCTGGCGCGGGCGGTTCCCGATCTCGACTTCCACCATCTCCACGACGGTCCGGAGCACGCGAAATCGCATCTTCTGGGGGCGTTGCTCGGGCCCACGGTCCAGGTTGCTGTTTCAGGGGGAAGGCCCGTGCTCGGCACATGGCAGAGCATCTTCCTGGTCGAGCTCGAGGGACCGCGCGAGAGGAGCGTCGACGTCACGGTGGTGGGTCGCTGA